From Plutella xylostella chromosome 23, ilPluXylo3.1, whole genome shotgun sequence:
CTGTTTGACTTTGACAATCAGCTGAGCTGACCTGTCTCTGTCATCTGATCTGTCAGTcttgttttgttgtaaaactGTGGTGTGCGATGCGATCGCCTCACTATAAACTATCAAAATCATCTCCAAACCCTTCAAAACCATGCAAAAAAACCTCGCAATGTTCGTGCGAAGACTCACCCACGTCTGCAGCTTGAAGCCTTACAAGGAGACGAAGTGGTTGATGCCTAATGGGAACCCTATAGGCGTCTATGTTTACAACTGTGTGGCGGGACAGAGGGTGCCCGTGATCCTGAACGACCCTCACATCGCGACGTGGTACTCTTGCGGTCCCACGGTCTACGACTCCGCGCACATCGGCCACGCCAGCTGCTACGTTAAACTAGACATCGTACAGAGGATACTTACCTCTTTCTTCAATATAAAGCTAGTTACCGCCATGGGGATTACCGATATCGAcgacaaaattattaaaaaagcaAAAGAAACTAACAGCGATTTCCGAACGGTCGCCAAGCAGTATGAACACGAGTTCTGGCTCGACTTGTCCAGCTTGAATATTGAGAAGCCACTGATTATCACTAGAGTGTCTGACCACATGAACACTATTGAAAGTTTCGTTCAGAAACTAGTAGACTCGGAAATGGCATACATTGCTAGTGATGGCTCAGTCTACTTTGATACAGAGAAATTCCCTGCTTATGGTAAGTTGGAGAAACAGCAAGAGACAGTAGAAAGCAGTAGTACTAACAAGCGTAATGCCATGGACTTTGCAGTGTGGAAAGGGGAGAAGCCCGGTGAGCCTTCCTGGCAGGCTTCATGGGGCAAGGGCAGGCCGGGGTGGCACATTGAGTGCTCGGCCATGGTCAGCAAGGTGTTTGGCTCTCAGATAGACTTCCATGCGGGGGGCATTGACCTCAGGTTCCCTCATCATGAGAATGAAGAGGCCCAGTCATGCGCGTTCCACGGCACCAGGCAGTGGGCCAACTATTGGATCCATGTTGGCCATTTGCAAATAAAAGGAGACACCAAAATGTCTAAATCTCTGAAGAACACAATATCAATACCAAAGCTATTAGAATCTTTCAGTGCAGACACCTTCAGAATGGCTTGCCTCACTTCACACTACAGATATTCTATAGAGTACAGTGATAAGGTCATGAAGACTGCTGAAGATAACttgaaaaagtttaaattcTTCCTCAAAGATGCCTTCAACTATGTCAACGACAACACCAAAACTATTGGCTACTACAATGACAAGTTGCTACATGAACTGCAAACAGCTGAAGAGAGTATCCTTGAGGCTTTAAAACATGACTTTGACACAGCTAAATGTGTGACCACCTTGCTTAGTTTGGTGAGTTCTGCCAACAAGCTGATGAAGATAGATAGTTCAGAATACTACCCGGTTCCTATAACATTGATTGCAGAGTTTGTGACAAGTACTCTTCAGAAGTTTGGCCTGAAGCTTCATGAGAGCTCAGAAGAAGCAGTTTCTGATTCTTTGATAGACACTTTAGTAGAATTCAGACACACAGTGAGATTGAATGCTTTATCAAGAAAAGACAAGGACTTATTGAATGCATGTGACATTGTTAGAGATAAAATGAAGTCAATTAAAGTTCAAATCAATGATAGTAATAAAACCCCATCCTGGGTGTTCACTAAGTGAGTCTGGCAACATTATAATGTTCTTTGTGCTGTGTTAGTGTGAGATTAAGACAATATTTCATTATTGACAAGTTCAGTAATAAATTACAAGCCATGTAGTGATAAGGAATTGATTAAGTTTTATAAAGAGAGTATTCCATGTTATTGTAAGTAtagtagataataatatatggagatgctggagatgttggagcatccccatgcaaagggaggatcctccgaccaggccgggtggtgtggcctggcgggcagctgcccaacggttagcgttggggatttatatatattgcagagtaggtgagaaacttcgaatgcgcgatgtaggattttcatagtaatttgcgtagttcccatacatcttctctgtattgcgttccgagcgccatctgttgatcttcgtctgaactagtggctaggagtccgccacatCACTCCCCCACCGAGACCGGAGGGCGATAGTCTTCAGTGCAGCCGAGAGTCTTGATTGCCAGCCAGTGCCGCGTAGTCC
This genomic window contains:
- the LOC105389338 gene encoding probable cysteine--tRNA ligase, mitochondrial, translating into MQKNLAMFVRRLTHVCSLKPYKETKWLMPNGNPIGVYVYNCVAGQRVPVILNDPHIATWYSCGPTVYDSAHIGHASCYVKLDIVQRILTSFFNIKLVTAMGITDIDDKIIKKAKETNSDFRTVAKQYEHEFWLDLSSLNIEKPLIITRVSDHMNTIESFVQKLVDSEMAYIASDGSVYFDTEKFPAYGKLEKQQETVESSSTNKRNAMDFAVWKGEKPGEPSWQASWGKGRPGWHIECSAMVSKVFGSQIDFHAGGIDLRFPHHENEEAQSCAFHGTRQWANYWIHVGHLQIKGDTKMSKSLKNTISIPKLLESFSADTFRMACLTSHYRYSIEYSDKVMKTAEDNLKKFKFFLKDAFNYVNDNTKTIGYYNDKLLHELQTAEESILEALKHDFDTAKCVTTLLSLVSSANKLMKIDSSEYYPVPITLIAEFVTSTLQKFGLKLHESSEEAVSDSLIDTLVEFRHTVRLNALSRKDKDLLNACDIVRDKMKSIKVQINDSNKTPSWVFTK